Genomic DNA from Porites lutea chromosome 4, jaPorLute2.1, whole genome shotgun sequence:
CTCTGGTGCACTTGTCTTTATTTCTTCCCCTCCCAAATTATGTGGCCAAAcccaaattttgacaaaatttccaaatatcattttgtaaaatgcttaACAGTGAAAGTTCCACCAAAGATGTTTCATTTGAGAGTCGTACAGGGTGGCCCTCTGGCACAGTTCACAGACCATAAAACAACTAATCACTAATCACAGATAACaaactttcatttcagtttttgaGTCACATAATCAGCAAagtaatgtttttttattttactctaATTAGGTAAAGCAAAAAGTGGCAAAAGAGTGTCTGAAAAAACAACTTGAAAGTGGCAAAAAGGAAAAGCAAGACTGCAAATAGCAACTTACAAGAATTCAtcattctcatttgttgctttATTTATCTTCCGGAAGtctcaaaactgaaaatcaGGGAAAAATAAGTAATAAAAGTTTTTCTCGGGGCTCAGACAACCTTTTGGTCAAGGGTtcaaaaagaataattattgaattcacaattcgcaaaaaataaaatcaagtaATTACGTATCACGAAAATACACCTGTACAGATGTACGACCCAGCTCTAATTTGAGTGGCCGCACCATAGGATTTTGACAACAGAGTCCAACGTTAGAACTACATAACAACCCTCCATCATTCACTCCGGGAATGAAAAGGTTAATTATCAggattaatttttaatattatttttatcaataatttcttattaatacagtcgaacctctccacaGCAGCCCAAAAAATTCCCATTCATGAACGCTTCACTTTTGACCAACAGCTAAATCTATAATTTTATAAGCTGAGTTTTGCCATGCGGCAGCTCAATATATGCAACATGCATTTAGCTTTGGATTAGGATGGAGTTTATCCTTCTTGTCAATTATTGTTTCAGGATTCAGCATCCAgcaaaaaatcaagaaaaggcAAATTAGGAAAAATATTTGAGAAAGAGTCAAAGGTTTGTAATTAATTACTTCACATAACCGGgacattttttatttagttatgGCCACGCACCCTCTAATTAAATGTTTTCATTTGCCTTAGTTTTAATTGGCTGGTTCTTCAGGCATGTAACTGGGTTGTCTCTGGGACTTCAAAATAGAATGCCTGGGATTTCTTAGTCTTCATTTCCCATCATTTTTAAGGTAGCAAGTCTTGAACAAAGAttttttctgcattttcttttttctttccatcagTTCATCCTTATTTTTCCCCGTTTAGCGTTGTCCGACTTACCCaaatttttcgcatttttcaaaatttttttcttttcatctgaCCGACCGATCCCAACTAAAAAAGGGAGGGTGGCCTATGGTGGGAGGCGATAGGGACGACTCAATTTCACAAAAATGTGGGGGATTTCTCGTGATAATGCTTCTCAGCTTCGCCGGCTGCTCCCAATTCTAACTCGGTAACTCCATACGTACTTAACTATGTATTGATAGTATACCCCTTAATTGCCCACTACGTCTTTCATTCATTCTAGGAACCACCAAAATCACACTACTTTGCGCTGAAGAATGTTACGTTTTGTGGTTGTCATCCCCATAATGCAAGGTAAtcagttttaaacatttttaacgTAGAAGCGTCTAATCTAAACAGGTCAAACAGCTTTTGTCAGCACGTCTTTTAAGACAGACTAAACGAGATAGTATGATGCACAAGAGTTTCTTCCAGAAGCTAAAGGGTGATGACGtttattagaacaaaatatttagttTTAAAACTACCGCAATAAAAAAGCCTGCATCAGCATGACCTCAGTTGAGCACTTTTGTTTGCTTGGTTActgaaattttcctttgttccgCTTGCAATTTCCCACAAGCCTGCTAGAAAGCTTTCCTTTTCGAGTGGTGAGCGAAGCAAGCCTGATGGGGAACACGCCAGTGAGCGGCGTGGCTTTCGCGTGCCGCTcacgcgtgacttctcgcgactacCCCAAATAGGAGATTGGTAGCGGGCtaatttaccttcttttcatcgatttttacaatctttttcgGATGTTTCCAGATTTTTCGCTTTTATTACAAAACATCCCGAGGATCATCGATTTGCATGTCACGTGTTCATGTCGGAGTTCTCCACTGAGCCAGTCGCTAGTGCAATTGGGTAAGTGAATATTCTCAATACTTAATAACGAAACTTTAACAATATTTCTGCACGGTGTGAAGTCACCTGCCAATTCACCCCAGTAACTGTGGTAACATAACTACCAAATCGTGGTTTGAAATGATGTTGCACAGGACGATGTCCATCATttgaaaggaaattgaaaattagGGCAATTGAGTCGCTTAATTGAtacatagttaattgagtggaatggttatgaaacccgtcagactcctttgttatatgtttttgtggacctgaaagtgcacaacgttcaaaagaattcctatcaatTTGAtggtattgaccaataaaaacgttgcattaatttattccgtaacaatttgccaacagaaaacaaaggattgtgcactttccgggtgcttccaacataaactgcagcactgttgtttttatcattgatgtttgccgcttttcataaccagtctcctctaataactatgattgATAATGGCGATAATGCAGTGATTATGGTACTGAAGATCATGACTATGATGGcaattttgatgatgatgatgatgattatgatgatgaccATGATTATCATCATGAGTTAAAGTATTAATACTAGTAACTGTCTAGGCTACGAATCAGAAGGTCAAATTACTTGAAACCAAGGTTTGGTCACTGGTGCATCGCTTTTCTACCGATGCAATGCATTTATCTTTTAGAAACTAATTACCTCGTTTTGGGTTCTTATTGATTTCTTATTGTATTCTTCATCCTGTTGTGTCATAGGCGCGCTTTCAAGAAGTTTTACGCTGATTTTCTCGACTATCAAGCTCCTGTAGAAGACTTCTACATTGAATGACAACTCGTCTTACTTGTAATAACATAGCTAGATAGCTGACTAGATAGAGAAACTTAAATTGAAGTGGAAAGTAATATTTGGGATTCTTAATTTTGCATTTCTATCCTCTCTGATTGACTGAAACTTGTCGTCTTTATCTTGACCAATCATGCAGAAGTTAAACAGATACCAATTGCGGCTTGCCATTCTTCGATCCGGCTGCAggtttcggttttttttttattattcaagacgtttattactataattacaaagaactaattaaaaagaaactaattacAATGTTCTAAACAACCGCAATAACAGACATACTTACAATTATCTACATTTCACAATTATATACATTACAGCCACAAAACAGCCGCGCAATTGTTGAATGAGgcttattttacaaagaattaATTAATACTTAATTATGTAGATAAAAGAGAGATTAACACTTAATATTTACAGTACActctgaaataaaacaaaaacacaaacacacatacaaaaaaacaaaacaatacaaaaaaaagtgtCTATAAATAACTGTCTAACTCCTGATTGGTTCACTACAAAGTATGTGTCTGTTTTGATTCGCCAGAGTGAGCGTCGGCTTTGTTTAAAAGTTATCAAGGGaaaacattttattatacaaacaccaatgaaataccaggtgaactttcgcgcgaaaacatgatacCTTCACACGTGAAGcgccgagagaaaaaaataacgtcTCGGGAGCCTTATCAAACCGtaagcacggtttatttcattttaggtATTTTGGGAACGGACTTCTGGAACCAGGGTAATATTTTCCTAGTTGTGTGGTATGTTTTCGAGCCCGTAGGAGGGAGGAAAAATGCCAGTAAAGAGTATAATATCTGCGCATATTAACTACCAAAACATTCAATGAGAGAAATATAATTCCACTTCATTAAAACACAACATACTTTGTTCATCCAGGCCCGCCGTTGTTTGCCTCGTCTCTCTTGGGGAAAAACCTGTCAAACAGGGATTTTGCTCTCCACTACAGGTCAGATAGAGGATTTCGTTGTATAATACTGTGGAGTATTTTGCGTTTTCCTCCTTTCCTTATGTGGCCAAATGACTCAACAGTAGGTTGATAAATACCTTAATCGCTGCCTTTATTTGTATAAATCAGGCAATCAAAATATGGATGGGAAAGAATTTCAAAGATACAGAAATGTTATTTCTTTTCAAAAGCGGGAACAATCCGCGTTATGATGAATGTGTATTTTTGTAAAACAATGATGAATGTCAAGAGAGGATCCTCTTTTGTGAAGATatactttataaaaaaataaacagcaatAACATACACTATGAATAATTCAtgaatgattttttaaaatagcttaGTAACAGCAAAGCTTTTCTGTGTTGCCAGCCATTTGCCGGCGATCTTAGTTTAAATTATTTCGAAATATTTAGCACATTAAATTAATTTTGCTATTTGTAGTATTCGGTGCTTGTGGTACTAAGGATGAAAAAAACTAGACAACTTTGTTCCTATGTATTACTAATTTTGCTCGTTTTGCAACGctttttcttttgaatgaaTGGTGTTTTGTAACCTGTTATTTTCCGATAGGTGGAGCTTGATGTTCGAAACCCCGATTAGACTTATCGTTCATTTGGCGGAATTTCGAAATCAGAGATGTGAAAAGTTCCTAGTCCAGGGTAAAAAACACCCGTTGTTCAAGCACCGATTAGTGTTTCGATTACTTTACTCCGAAAGGACGATTGCAGCTTTAAATCTCTCCAGGAAAATATATAGAGAACATGGAGATCATGCAACGTAAGCTCACAAAAAATTTAATCGCTGATTAATCTTTGATTAGCGCTGGGTTTagaacaacaataaaacaagaGATATATGCATAATTCATCTAAAGAACTCCACCAACGTGATTGATCTGGTTTCGGCTCCTGGTATGTAAGAGTATCATGTGACACACAAATAACTTACACGTTGATATGTCGtatactcactatctgtcttcttaTTGGCTAAGATCCTGCAggtgattttgaaaatctgCTAGCAGAGGTAGACCTgagcgcgcaatgcatgatttccaggAACAATTCAATTTCAACTGTGTCCCGTGCgacggtgtgtttgtcgttattttcttcaaaacaatagaGGTTAAgtatcacgtttacgtcaaacggcaagcACGAATTtctaccacgtgaccaagtttcctcgTTACTTGTCGTTTGCTGTTTATTATTTCTACAACTAAATTTTGATATATATACTTTATACTCGTTTTGCTATCTCCGCCCGCAAATAGCAAGAGCTAGAGGAGGCGGGCGGAGAGGAAAGGCTACAGCAGTCATAAATATTAAATCAAAAGAAGCTGGGACGATTATATTGCAAAgtaaactaaataaactatgtggataaataagaattacagaaaaacaagCTAGAGTTACAAAATAGTGTTACAGAATGGAATTACAAGACAAATTtactagtaaaagaacctatcAATTATCAGTGTATTGAGTCGTGGCTGCAGAATTTGCGATTTTTTGTAGCAGAATGGGCACTTTAACATAATCATCCACTGCTCCCATTATCGAGAGCAATAAGtcagtagtttcacgcaatttttcatccgtaaaaattgttttgagccGTTTTTAACTGCTCGTTTTCTatattgagaaattctcaacttgaatctgacgtttgccgcaTACGTGAAGCTTCAAAAAACTCTCTAATTCACGTTAAATCGTAGGCTCAGTCAGTATACAGCCATGGGTGTCTCGATGCGCCCGCGGTACTCTCCACCCCGACTAGCGGAACTGCCACCAGTAGTGAAGTCAAACTTCAAGTCTTATTACactgaattgtttttttttttgttgtttaattcCATGACATTAGGCCACCATTGCGGAAGCAAGTAAAGATTAGCCCCGTCGTCCTCTCACTTGGAAGTTCGCTCTCCTCTCATCTTTGGCTCGCCACCAACCTATCTCAGTTTCATCATCTCGGGTGGCGATAGAGCAAATACGCCTGCTCTGGAGGCTATAGTTTCAACGATCTGGATTTGTTCAATTCAGTTGAAATAAACACACATATTATTTTAATACAGCTTGGTTCTCTTTCATCACCTTTCTTGCTTTGATTCATTATTTTTGGCCTTTTGTTTCTTGACTTTCTTCGTTTCGAGGAGTgtcaccacaggtagcccaagctcactatgagagccctgaacaacattatccttcttagttaattaattattcatacacaaagaaaattatgagacgttgtatggagaaatattctttgctcactaagAGAAGAGAAACcttctcttctctctactgtcatctgggtgaaaaactgtagctccaaaaaaggccttaaacagtgcctaggaggtctgaaatgcagtcagaatacaaagaaaaacaagaagacgctaaaggtaagcttcaaagcgatattcaatgtacattttgctaatttagtgagcaaagaatatttctccatacaacgtcttataattttcttggtgtatgaataattaattagctaagtaggataatgttgttcagggctctcatagtgagcttgggctacctgtggtgtcACACAAGACGTTCGTTTATGACTGAAGGCCTTAAGATGGCGTGACCACTAAAAAACGTCCTTGGGTATTGAGACCAGGACGCGTGTAACCAAATGTTGTATGAAACAATCAGTTCTCTGTAgctttaattcttcactccattaaagtatatttcttcacatgttcatgttttagaattctgtactctgttctaCACTTAAAGGATTCATCGACATCAATTCGCGTAAAAATTCGATGATCTACACTCAATCCACACAGTTGATCAGCTCCACGACTCCGAACGACTACACAGTTCTAAGACTCTCGTGCAAAGCTCAGTTTTCAGATCAGgtgacgagttttcccgccacaatgacgcaataatttcTAACAACGCGTCCGAAATATTCTTTTGAgacctaaaaagaaaataaaattccacCCTTGCTTATATAACGGCCGGAAAGGGACGGAGGCTAATCAATTTTAATACTTGTTTTTTTCGAGAAAGATGTTCAGGCTAATTTTGCACCTATGCATAAAGGCTTTacaaaacttgaaaatattttgcacccctaatgcacctatcaatgtaatgccggcgggggggggggggggaggcagggcatagggtggggatttgactttattcaaaaattttcaatcaaattccctgcccacgggcaaatccttccagtcaaatgcaaccaaatttccccaccccgggctgcacattgctgtcaatccAAAGGCAGAAcctaagaaaggcacaataaaaatatctctaaataaaactctgcaatcttttataaacgttgctgcatcaccaaagatacatgttcctgttacagctgcaattatacgttttaaccataatccgtgttacactgcgtagaatacataaacctttaggagaaagtccacattttgtaagtttaaatataccGTTCCTAGTAAaaggtacaaagaaagtcagttttatcaGTTTACAGTGAATGTAGCGAATAAGCcatacactaatcaattgtacttgcaaaaatcgacttggtttctctttacttccgtttactttgataccacagtattttaagaggttcaattgatcactaacacgctaaaacaaacgaaatttgaagacaaaacagtgaaatccattcagccttcgcttgttctcattggcctccatgatttcctgatcttttcaaaccgtacGGCGCATGCGTGAGGCGTGAAAGCGGGAAACACATGTTCGGTCTCAGTTTTTTTTgtccgagtcggcagtcaaatatctcgacgtcgggcgaagaaagattcaaatatcccctcccctgggagaacaggatcagtcaaatgccctaccccagacaatcaaatccccaccccatgccctgccccccccccccccccccgccggctttacattgatagcaGGTGCATAAATAAAGAGCATAGTACTGTAGAAGCTCAGTATGTAACAAGACGCGTGAAGAGTTTCACGTACCTGTTACTGTTAAGGATCAAGGCGCGTGAAGTTTTTTTATATacaactaaaactttttttgatcaatttttcagtgtaaaaattgttcatttacATAATAGTTACGTGGAAAATTGTTGCTTTACAACATGTGATCTCACGTTCTTTATCAATATTTAGCTTTCTGTCTAGACAGAACGTGCCTTGAATAAACGGGTTGATTTCTGGATGTATATTAATGTTCGCACTATTGTCTCTTTCTATTGTATGAAGTTTATTAAGTCATTGTGTAAGAGCTAGGGATATTCTGGTCAGTGATAAGAACTGAAGTCTTAAAACATGATTGGGAGGCGCTGTCGGTTGATTAAGGTCTTTAAGGAAAACCCTTTCTTGGTTGAAATAAGTGATTAAGCCGGAAACCACTGAGCGATAAAAAATTCAAACGTTTTGCAGTCTAGTGGTTTTCAGGCTGGAGGCTGGTGtcaaaatgattaaaaatgGTTTCCATTATTAGTAAATAATGAAATAAGGCTTATTCGTAAGTGGTCGATCACCGTTTTAAACTgtaagtttctttttaattgtGTAAACGCATACtaaattaattcattttctcaaACAGATGAACTATATTGGACAAAGCTCGATGATGGCGCAGATTGTTGCTGCAATAGAGTTTTGGGGTCATTTTGCTTGCGAGTTATAATATTTTGTGTTCTCTGTGATGAATTCTGGCTCCAGCGAATCATGATTTTAGCAAACATGGCGGTACAGCTTTTTCGCCAATTAAAAGCCACTGTTCCCCCAAAAATAAACGGATTGACAAGACTGTTAAAGTACACTAATGCATTTGCAAACACCAAAGTGTCTTCAAAATGTGTCCATCGACCTCCTTGACCGAAGTCATGCCACAGCCACATAACGTGGTAAGGAAGTAAACAGATCGCAAATACCACGGCGccaaataaaaacgttttcacGATCACAACGTTGCTTCTGGATCGCTTTCTCACTAGTGCCTGAAACTGTCTATTGCCCGGACCTTGTTGTTGGCTAAATTTTCTCATCCTTCTATCGTCCGAATGTAGTCTGCATCCAATACACGCATAAGCAGGAGCAATCACGCCTAGAGGGGTCGCGTAGAAAAGCAAGAAAACGCCAACGGTAAACATCTTTGGATGGTACTCGTTGTGCCACGATTCACGACACACACCATCTTTATGTTCGAGTATAACAATGTAAGGTGCTACAAGAGCAACAGAT
This window encodes:
- the LOC140934931 gene encoding galanin receptor type 1-like, which produces MNDSNRTTKESLTSSDTLAIVQVTFYTAITIFGTIANLALCGTMIRKKQPRNASEYLILNLAFTDLMTCAVGIPLDVAVILFQRWPFGALMCKVVWPFQTVLTAVSVGTLTCMAIERYRAILTPFKTMLSQNVVKIVICAVWCLSVALVAPYIVILEHKDGVCRESWHNEYHPKMFTVGVFLLFYATPLGVIAPAYACIGCRLHSDDRRMRKFSQQQGPGNRQFQALVRKRSRSNVVIVKTFLFGAVVFAICLLPYHVMWLWHDFGQGGRWTHFEDTLVFANALVYFNSLVNPFIFGGTVAFNWRKSCTAMFAKIMIRWSQNSSQRTQNIITRKQNDPKTLLQQQSAPSSSFVQYSSSV